The following proteins come from a genomic window of Elgaria multicarinata webbii isolate HBS135686 ecotype San Diego chromosome 10, rElgMul1.1.pri, whole genome shotgun sequence:
- the TTC31 gene encoding tetratricopeptide repeat protein 31 isoform X2, protein MIMERLVPAVDEEEEEEEEEGGEEEEAALYARHEACVAMGRKCPDIDGEPCWHCEDDFYGYEAWVRYSGELEEEVEQQAHAVSPATFCGFKKSFLCKPSAPAPPASNRQDCPLLGIALPQKQRLTAEEAEKNAEELVAEEERLKKKAEKKRMKKKRQKDRKRQEKRDQELKAKVEADKPSYSRDRDPLVVGPSALGPGPTNSEGSSVEASPGRSPNRSTEEEEEEEETEEELDLSSTFVSKACLKAGTKPLLAKKEKPARPDGKEAEAEAKPEVPRPGVQMTPVEQSMVLADCGNETAKQGRYQEAVLLFTEAIKLNPREYRFFGNRSFCYERLQCFTEALCDAQLALSLQPGWPKGLFRQGKALMGLKQENSFSGCPPEWNVLAREAQLPPSGGRPLASSRASAGGHLASVTITNSQGKVLVPPAPRALGREWFAVWVGNLTPKVTEEVLLRYFQPFGPIDSIRQLPRKSCAFVNYSRREAAEAAYAALQGVEVDGSKLLLQLKHPVHATPPPTKAPTSAQQPAKWEPIHAPSAAAAYMAGPWLRSLGQLP, encoded by the exons ACATAGACGGAGAGCCATGCTGGCACTGTGAGGATGATTTCTACGGCTACGAGGCCTGGGTGCGCTACAGTggggagctggaggaggaggtggagcagCAGGCCCACGCTGTTAGCCCAGCCACGTTCTGTGGCTTcaagaagtcctttctttgcaAGCCTTCTGCACCTGCCCCACCAGCAAGCAACCGTCAAGACTGTCCGCTGCTGGGCATTgctctcccccagaagcagcgaCTCACAGCTGAG GAAGCGGAGAAGAATGCAGAAGAGTTGGTTGCCGAAGAGGAGCGCCTCAAGAAGAAGGCCGAGAAGAAGAGGATGAAGAAGAAG aGGCAAAAGGACCGGAAGCGGCAGGAGAAACGCGACCAGGAGTTAAAGGCCAAGGTCGAGGCA GATAAACCTTCATACAGCCGAGACCGGGACCCCTTGGTTGTTGGCCCGAGTGCATTGGGGCCTGGGCCTACCAACTCCGAGGGGAGCTCCGTCGAGGCCTCCCCAGGCAGGAGCCCCAACAGGagtacggaggaggaggaggaggaggaggagacggag GAGGAGCTCGACCTGAGCAGCACCTTTGTCTCAAAAGCCTGCCTGAAGGCAGGCACCAAGCCGCTGCTAGCGAAGAAGGAGAAGCCAGCCAGGCCCGACGGGAAGGAGGCCGAAGCGGAAGCGAAGCCAGAG GTCCCAAGGCCTGGGGTGCAGATGACTCCCGTGGAGCAGAGCATGGTGTTGGCAG ATTGTGGGAATGAAACTGCAAAGCAGGGCCGGTATCAGGAGGCTGTGCTGCTGTTCACGGAGGCCATCAAGTTGAACCCTCGGGAATACCG gtTCTTTGGGAATCGCTCCTTCTGCTACGAGAGGCTGCAGTGTTTCACGGAGGCCCTGTGTGATGCCCAGCTTGCCCTCAGCCTGCAGCCCGGCTGGCCCAAAGGCCTCTTCCGCCAAGGCAAAGCCCTGATGGGCCTCAAG CAGGAGAATAGCTTCAGCGGCTGTCCTCCGGAGTGGAACGTCCTGGCCAGAGAAGCCCAGCTGCCTCCATCTG GTGGGCGACCTCTGGCAAGCAGCCGTGCCTCAGCAGGAGGGCATCTAGCATCAGTCACGATCACCAACTCACAGGGCAAGGTGCTGGTGCCTCCAGCTCCACGGGCCCTGGGCAG GGAGTGGTTTGCTGTGTGGGTGGGGAACCTCACGCCAAAGGTCACCGAGGAGGTCCTGCTCCGCTACTTCCAGCC GTTTGGGCCCATCGACTCCATCCGCCAACTCCCCCGGAAGTCCTGTGCCTTCGTCAACTACTCACGCAGAGAAGCAGCCGAGGCAGCCTATGCAGCGCTGCAG GGGGTTGAAGTGGATGGAAGCAAACTCCTGCTGCAGCTGAAGCACCCAGTGCATGCCACTCCGCCCCCCACCAAGGCCCCCACTAGCGCACAGCAGCCTGCAAAGTG ggagcCCATCCACGCCCCCTCCGCCGCTGCCGCGTACATGGCTGGTCCCTGGCTCCGCAGTCTTGGACAGCTGCCCTAA
- the TTC31 gene encoding tetratricopeptide repeat protein 31 isoform X1 — protein sequence MIMERLVPAVDEEEEEEEEEGGEEEEAALYARHEACVAMGRKCPDIDGEPCWHCEDDFYGYEAWVRYSGELEEEVEQQAHAVSPATFCGFKKSFLCKPSAPAPPASNRQDCPLLGIALPQKQRLTAEEAEKNAEELVAEEERLKKKAEKKRMKKKRQKDRKRQEKRDQELKAKVEADKPSYSRDRDPLVVGPSALGPGPTNSEGSSVEASPGRSPNRSTEEEEEEEETEEELDLSSTFVSKACLKAGTKPLLAKKEKPARPDGKEAEAEAKPEVPRPGVQMTPVEQSMVLADCGNETAKQGRYQEAVLLFTEAIKLNPREYRFFGNRSFCYERLQCFTEALCDAQLALSLQPGWPKGLFRQGKALMGLKRYVEAARTFEELLRLGDFRGDAAVQLKNCYVQRLLQENSFSGCPPEWNVLAREAQLPPSGGRPLASSRASAGGHLASVTITNSQGKVLVPPAPRALGREWFAVWVGNLTPKVTEEVLLRYFQPFGPIDSIRQLPRKSCAFVNYSRREAAEAAYAALQGVEVDGSKLLLQLKHPVHATPPPTKAPTSAQQPAKWEPIHAPSAAAAYMAGPWLRSLGQLP from the exons ACATAGACGGAGAGCCATGCTGGCACTGTGAGGATGATTTCTACGGCTACGAGGCCTGGGTGCGCTACAGTggggagctggaggaggaggtggagcagCAGGCCCACGCTGTTAGCCCAGCCACGTTCTGTGGCTTcaagaagtcctttctttgcaAGCCTTCTGCACCTGCCCCACCAGCAAGCAACCGTCAAGACTGTCCGCTGCTGGGCATTgctctcccccagaagcagcgaCTCACAGCTGAG GAAGCGGAGAAGAATGCAGAAGAGTTGGTTGCCGAAGAGGAGCGCCTCAAGAAGAAGGCCGAGAAGAAGAGGATGAAGAAGAAG aGGCAAAAGGACCGGAAGCGGCAGGAGAAACGCGACCAGGAGTTAAAGGCCAAGGTCGAGGCA GATAAACCTTCATACAGCCGAGACCGGGACCCCTTGGTTGTTGGCCCGAGTGCATTGGGGCCTGGGCCTACCAACTCCGAGGGGAGCTCCGTCGAGGCCTCCCCAGGCAGGAGCCCCAACAGGagtacggaggaggaggaggaggaggaggagacggag GAGGAGCTCGACCTGAGCAGCACCTTTGTCTCAAAAGCCTGCCTGAAGGCAGGCACCAAGCCGCTGCTAGCGAAGAAGGAGAAGCCAGCCAGGCCCGACGGGAAGGAGGCCGAAGCGGAAGCGAAGCCAGAG GTCCCAAGGCCTGGGGTGCAGATGACTCCCGTGGAGCAGAGCATGGTGTTGGCAG ATTGTGGGAATGAAACTGCAAAGCAGGGCCGGTATCAGGAGGCTGTGCTGCTGTTCACGGAGGCCATCAAGTTGAACCCTCGGGAATACCG gtTCTTTGGGAATCGCTCCTTCTGCTACGAGAGGCTGCAGTGTTTCACGGAGGCCCTGTGTGATGCCCAGCTTGCCCTCAGCCTGCAGCCCGGCTGGCCCAAAGGCCTCTTCCGCCAAGGCAAAGCCCTGATGGGCCTCAAG CGCTACGTGGAGGCTGCAAGGACCTTCGAGGAGCTCCTGCGCTTAGGCGATTTCCGTGGCGATGCTGCCGTCCAGCTGAAGAATTGCTACGTTCAGCGTCTGCTG CAGGAGAATAGCTTCAGCGGCTGTCCTCCGGAGTGGAACGTCCTGGCCAGAGAAGCCCAGCTGCCTCCATCTG GTGGGCGACCTCTGGCAAGCAGCCGTGCCTCAGCAGGAGGGCATCTAGCATCAGTCACGATCACCAACTCACAGGGCAAGGTGCTGGTGCCTCCAGCTCCACGGGCCCTGGGCAG GGAGTGGTTTGCTGTGTGGGTGGGGAACCTCACGCCAAAGGTCACCGAGGAGGTCCTGCTCCGCTACTTCCAGCC GTTTGGGCCCATCGACTCCATCCGCCAACTCCCCCGGAAGTCCTGTGCCTTCGTCAACTACTCACGCAGAGAAGCAGCCGAGGCAGCCTATGCAGCGCTGCAG GGGGTTGAAGTGGATGGAAGCAAACTCCTGCTGCAGCTGAAGCACCCAGTGCATGCCACTCCGCCCCCCACCAAGGCCCCCACTAGCGCACAGCAGCCTGCAAAGTG ggagcCCATCCACGCCCCCTCCGCCGCTGCCGCGTACATGGCTGGTCCCTGGCTCCGCAGTCTTGGACAGCTGCCCTAA